A stretch of Halomonas elongata DSM 2581 DNA encodes these proteins:
- the lolB gene encoding lipoprotein insertase outer membrane protein LolB codes for MQRRHSIRLTCLAMGLLLLAGCASRTPAPDTQRAVGQWEAQQERLAELQDWELKGKAGLRTPQDSTSANLDWLQTPYYFRILLSGPFGSGRSVLEGREGRVSLTTGEGRAEAESPQALMQQELGWSLPVSALTDWIRGLPASDRPHQLEKDELGFPAHLEQDGWEIDYRDWSRVGELWLPRRMKLTYDDLVVTLVVTRWQPEPDEDA; via the coding sequence ATGCAACGCCGTCACTCGATCCGGTTGACCTGCCTGGCCATGGGCCTGCTCCTGCTGGCCGGCTGCGCCAGCCGCACCCCCGCACCGGACACCCAGCGTGCCGTCGGACAATGGGAGGCCCAGCAGGAACGCCTGGCCGAACTGCAGGACTGGGAACTGAAGGGCAAGGCCGGCCTGCGCACGCCGCAGGACTCCACCAGTGCCAACCTCGACTGGCTGCAGACCCCCTACTATTTCCGCATCCTGCTCAGCGGCCCCTTCGGCAGTGGCCGAAGCGTGCTTGAGGGCCGCGAGGGCCGCGTCTCGCTGACCACCGGCGAAGGCCGGGCCGAGGCGGAAAGCCCCCAGGCTCTGATGCAACAGGAACTGGGCTGGTCGTTGCCGGTCTCCGCCCTGACCGACTGGATTCGCGGCCTGCCCGCCTCCGACCGTCCCCACCAGTTGGAGAAGGACGAGCTGGGTTTTCCGGCCCACCTGGAACAGGACGGCTGGGAAATCGACTACCGCGACTGGAGCCGGGTCGGCGAACTGTGGCTGCCGCGCCGGATGAAGCTGACCTATGACGACCTCGTCGTCACCCTGGTGGTGACACGCTGGCAGCCGGAGCCCGACGAGGATGCCTGA
- a CDS encoding ribose-phosphate pyrophosphokinase, with protein MSKLMVFAGNANPELAQKVAESLDNRLGHATVGQFSDGEVAVEINENVRGKDVFILQPTCAPTNDNLMELILMVDALRRASASRVTAVVPYFGYARQDRRVRSARVPISAKIVADMMVKAGVDRVMTMDLHADQIQGFFDVPVDNVYGSPILLDDIERQNYDDLVVVSPDVGGVVRARAIAKQLNADLAIIDKRRPQANQAQVMHIIGEIQDRTCVVVDDMIDTAGTLCKAGEALKDHGARRVVAYATHPILSGPAVDNITGSVLDEVVVADTIPLSDHARRSGRIRQLSVAGLIAEAIRRVSNEESVSAMFH; from the coding sequence GTGTCAAAATTGATGGTTTTCGCCGGGAACGCCAATCCCGAACTCGCCCAGAAGGTCGCCGAGAGCCTGGACAACCGATTGGGCCACGCCACGGTCGGGCAGTTCAGCGACGGCGAGGTCGCGGTCGAGATCAATGAGAACGTGCGCGGCAAGGATGTCTTCATCCTGCAGCCCACCTGCGCGCCGACCAACGACAACCTGATGGAACTGATCCTGATGGTGGATGCCCTGCGTCGGGCCTCCGCCTCCCGGGTCACCGCCGTGGTCCCCTATTTCGGCTACGCCCGTCAGGATCGTCGCGTCCGCTCCGCCCGGGTGCCGATCTCCGCCAAGATCGTCGCCGACATGATGGTCAAGGCGGGCGTCGACCGTGTCATGACCATGGACCTGCACGCCGACCAGATCCAGGGCTTCTTCGACGTGCCGGTGGACAACGTCTACGGCTCGCCGATCCTGCTCGATGACATCGAGCGCCAGAACTACGACGACCTGGTAGTGGTCTCGCCCGACGTCGGCGGCGTGGTACGTGCTCGTGCCATCGCCAAGCAGCTCAACGCCGACCTGGCGATCATCGACAAGCGTCGTCCCCAGGCCAACCAGGCTCAGGTGATGCACATCATCGGCGAGATCCAGGACCGCACCTGCGTCGTGGTCGATGACATGATCGACACCGCCGGCACCCTGTGCAAGGCGGGCGAAGCGCTCAAGGATCACGGCGCACGCCGTGTGGTGGCCTATGCCACCCACCCGATCCTGTCGGGCCCCGCCGTCGACAACATCACCGGTTCGGTGCTCGATGAAGTCGTCGTCGCCGATACCATCCCGCTGTCCGACCATGCACGCCGCAGCGGCCGAATTCGTCAACTCAGCGTGGCCGGCCTGATCGCCGAGGCGATCCGGCGGGTCAGCAACGAGGAATCCGTCAGCGCCATGTTCCACTGA
- the pth gene encoding aminoacyl-tRNA hydrolase: MTQVKAIIGLANPGSEYEATRHNAGAWLIDALVRDAGDTLRPEKKFLGRYARIRLDGQDIHLLEPTTFMNRSGGAVAALAQFFKLAPDELLVAHDELDLAPGTARYKTGGGHGGHNGLRDIVRALGNDNGFHRLRLGIGHPGDARQVTNYVLGRPGKAERAAIDAAIDECCATLPQAIAGDWTKAMQRLHSFSAVSRKP, from the coding sequence ATGACCCAGGTCAAAGCCATCATCGGACTGGCCAATCCTGGCAGCGAATACGAAGCCACCCGCCACAACGCCGGCGCTTGGCTGATCGACGCCCTGGTTCGCGATGCCGGCGACACCCTGCGCCCGGAAAAGAAATTCCTCGGGCGCTATGCGCGCATCCGCCTGGACGGCCAGGACATCCACCTGCTCGAGCCCACCACCTTCATGAACCGCAGTGGCGGTGCGGTTGCTGCCCTGGCCCAGTTCTTCAAGCTGGCACCCGACGAACTGCTGGTCGCCCACGACGAACTGGATCTGGCGCCCGGCACGGCCCGCTACAAGACCGGCGGCGGCCATGGCGGCCACAACGGCCTGCGTGACATCGTCCGTGCCCTGGGCAACGACAACGGCTTTCACCGACTGCGGCTGGGCATCGGCCATCCCGGCGACGCCCGCCAGGTGACCAACTATGTTCTGGGACGCCCCGGCAAGGCCGAGCGCGCCGCCATCGACGCCGCCATCGACGAATGCTGTGCCACCCTGCCCCAGGCCATCGCCGGTGACTGGACGAAAGCCATGCAACGGCTGCACAGCTTTTCAGCCGTAAGCCGTAAGCCGTAA
- a CDS encoding SGNH/GDSL hydrolase family protein — MSGTSLRRYPSSIGLALIVLLGLLGIPTAQADTDSPNTWTATWIASPQPRWDGDFALPTGLPFHLWQQTIRQVAKVSVGGNRLRIVVSNAYGNRPLNIGAARVAKAGDESSTLGTGEPLTFSGQRQVSIPPGARMISDPASLVVDALDELAISLYLPDPTPPATFHWDGRQTAYIGAGDQVDAVQMSVDDTLTTRLFLSALLVERPDTRHTVVAFGDSITDGNASTTDANHRWPDYLAERFADESIAVLNAGISGARLLRSKMGENALARFERDVLGHPGVDSVIVLMGINDIGWPGTLAADPALPTAERLIGAYRQLIARARLQGVRIIGATLLPFKGALDDTPMRGYYSAEKEALRQRINTWIRDSGEFDDIVDFDAMTRDPDRPARLHPEFDSGDHLHPNDAGYEAMAEIIEPGMLLGTEN, encoded by the coding sequence ATGTCAGGCACCTCACTACGCAGATACCCTTCATCGATCGGGCTCGCCCTCATCGTCCTGCTGGGCCTGCTCGGTATCCCTACCGCACAAGCCGATACCGACTCGCCCAACACCTGGACCGCCACCTGGATTGCCAGTCCTCAGCCACGTTGGGACGGAGACTTTGCCCTTCCTACCGGACTGCCCTTCCACCTTTGGCAACAGACCATTCGCCAGGTAGCCAAAGTCAGTGTCGGTGGTAATCGCCTGCGCATCGTCGTCTCCAATGCCTACGGGAACCGCCCGCTGAATATAGGGGCCGCAAGAGTGGCCAAGGCCGGAGATGAATCATCGACTCTAGGCACCGGAGAGCCGCTGACCTTCTCGGGCCAACGGCAAGTATCGATTCCCCCCGGGGCACGCATGATCAGCGATCCAGCCTCACTTGTCGTCGATGCACTGGACGAACTCGCGATCAGTCTCTATCTGCCCGACCCGACACCTCCCGCGACCTTTCACTGGGACGGTCGACAGACCGCCTATATCGGGGCCGGCGATCAGGTCGATGCCGTCCAGATGTCAGTCGACGACACCCTGACGACACGGCTATTCCTCAGTGCCCTCCTGGTGGAACGCCCCGACACCAGGCACACCGTGGTCGCCTTCGGCGATTCGATCACCGACGGCAACGCCTCGACCACGGATGCCAATCATCGATGGCCCGACTATCTCGCCGAACGCTTCGCCGACGAGAGCATCGCCGTGCTCAATGCCGGCATTTCCGGTGCACGGCTGTTACGCAGCAAGATGGGTGAAAATGCCCTCGCGCGTTTCGAGCGCGATGTGCTGGGTCACCCCGGCGTCGACAGCGTGATCGTGCTGATGGGCATCAATGACATCGGCTGGCCGGGCACACTGGCCGCCGACCCTGCCTTGCCGACGGCTGAACGCCTGATCGGGGCCTACCGTCAACTGATCGCCCGGGCCCGCTTGCAGGGAGTGCGAATCATCGGCGCGACCCTGCTCCCCTTCAAGGGAGCCCTGGACGATACGCCGATGCGGGGCTACTACAGCGCGGAGAAAGAGGCATTGCGCCAGCGCATCAACACCTGGATACGCGACAGTGGTGAATTCGATGACATCGTCGACTTCGACGCCATGACCAGGGACCCTGACCGGCCTGCGCGGCTCCACCCGGAATTTGACTCTGGCGATCACCTCCACCCGAATGATGCGGGATACGAAGCGATGGCCGAGATCATCGAACCGGGCATGCTGTTGGGAACCGAAAACTGA
- a CDS encoding M18 family aminopeptidase encodes MPQDARLERLLDFLRRSPTPWHATANMAERLEAAGFRRLEETEAWQLSPGERVYVTRNDSSIIALQLPSEPLDALRMIGAHTDSPGLRLKPHAPQTAAGWLQLGVEVYGGALLAPWFDRDLGLAGRVHVRHADGRLEGVLLNVDRPLAIVPSLAIHLDREANNGRAMNAQTEMPPVFLQGGEHADLDRLLRGWLAEQHGLEGVEVVDFELALYDVQPPSRVGVEGELIASARLDNLLSCFIGLEALLESDGRQGAVLVANDHEEVGSASACGAQGPFLGDVLRRVNAALGEAGEEGFIRLVQASRMISCDNAHALHPNFRDKHDAAHGPAVNGGPVIKVNANQRYATNSATSALFRDLCRQAEVPVQTFVTRADMGCGSTIGPITATELGVPTLDVGVPQWAMHSIRETSGARDVEYLTRVLTTFIERESL; translated from the coding sequence ATGCCCCAGGATGCCCGACTTGAGCGCTTGCTCGACTTTCTGCGTCGTTCCCCGACCCCTTGGCACGCCACCGCCAACATGGCCGAGCGGCTGGAAGCTGCCGGCTTTCGCCGTCTCGAGGAGACCGAAGCCTGGCAACTGTCGCCTGGTGAGCGTGTCTATGTGACCCGCAACGATTCCTCGATCATCGCCCTGCAACTGCCGAGCGAGCCGCTCGACGCCCTGCGCATGATCGGCGCCCACACCGATAGCCCGGGGCTGCGCCTCAAGCCGCATGCGCCGCAGACGGCGGCTGGCTGGTTGCAACTGGGCGTCGAGGTCTATGGCGGCGCCTTGCTGGCACCCTGGTTCGACCGTGATCTGGGCCTGGCCGGACGCGTGCATGTGCGCCATGCCGATGGTCGCCTCGAGGGCGTGCTGCTCAATGTCGACCGGCCGCTGGCGATCGTTCCCAGCCTGGCGATCCATCTCGATCGCGAGGCCAACAATGGCCGGGCGATGAATGCCCAGACCGAGATGCCGCCGGTGTTCCTGCAGGGCGGCGAGCATGCCGACCTCGACCGGCTGCTGCGTGGCTGGCTGGCGGAACAGCATGGTCTCGAAGGCGTCGAGGTGGTCGATTTCGAACTGGCCTTGTACGACGTTCAGCCGCCCTCCCGCGTGGGCGTCGAGGGCGAGTTGATCGCCAGTGCGCGCCTCGACAACCTGTTGTCCTGCTTCATCGGGCTCGAGGCCTTGCTGGAAAGCGATGGCCGCCAGGGCGCGGTACTGGTGGCCAACGATCACGAGGAAGTCGGCAGCGCCAGTGCCTGCGGCGCCCAGGGGCCCTTCCTCGGCGATGTGCTGCGGCGGGTCAATGCCGCACTGGGTGAGGCCGGCGAGGAAGGCTTCATTCGTCTGGTGCAGGCCTCGCGGATGATCTCCTGCGACAACGCCCACGCCCTGCATCCCAACTTCCGCGACAAGCATGATGCGGCCCATGGGCCGGCGGTCAACGGTGGCCCGGTGATCAAGGTCAACGCCAACCAGCGCTATGCCACCAACAGTGCCACCTCGGCGCTGTTCCGCGATTTGTGTCGCCAGGCCGAAGTGCCGGTGCAGACTTTCGTCACCCGTGCCGACATGGGCTGCGGCAGCACCATCGGGCCGATCACCGCCACCGAGCTGGGCGTGCCGACCCTGGACGTGGGCGTGCCGCAATGGGCCATGCACTCGATCCGCGAGACGTCCGGCGCGAGGGATGTGGAGTATCTGACTCGGGTGCTGACCACCTTCATCGAGCGGGAGAGTCTGTAG
- the ispE gene encoding 4-(cytidine 5'-diphospho)-2-C-methyl-D-erythritol kinase codes for MPEHGMLTLPAPAKLNRMLHITGRRDDGYHLLQTLFQFLDHGDTLTLASRDDGELRLDAELAGVTSDDNLILRAARRLQHATGTRSGAHISLRKRLPMGGGLGGGSSDAATTLLGLNRLWRLDLSLDTLATLGLELGADVPVFVRGHAAWGEGIGEHLTPVELDTPWFVVVHPGVGVSTPHIFKAPELTRDTPPITMARALQGGAASWRNDCEPTVRKLYPEVARALDWLGERAPSMLTGTGACVFARLEREEDATALLTEIPEHWQAFKAPGRNRSPLHDALDR; via the coding sequence ATGCCTGAACACGGGATGCTGACGCTGCCGGCGCCGGCCAAGCTCAACCGGATGCTGCACATCACCGGCCGGCGCGACGACGGTTACCATTTGCTGCAGACCCTGTTCCAGTTCCTCGACCATGGCGACACCCTCACCCTTGCGTCTCGCGACGACGGCGAACTTCGGCTCGATGCCGAACTGGCAGGGGTGACCAGCGACGACAACCTCATCCTGCGCGCCGCCCGGCGACTCCAGCATGCCACCGGGACCCGGTCAGGCGCCCACATCAGCCTGCGCAAGCGCCTGCCGATGGGTGGCGGACTCGGCGGCGGCAGCAGCGACGCCGCCACCACCCTGCTCGGCCTGAACCGCCTCTGGCGGCTCGACCTGTCGCTGGATACCCTGGCCACCCTTGGCCTCGAGCTCGGCGCCGACGTTCCGGTCTTCGTCAGGGGGCATGCCGCCTGGGGCGAAGGCATCGGCGAACACCTGACTCCCGTCGAGCTCGATACCCCCTGGTTCGTCGTCGTCCACCCCGGTGTCGGCGTCTCCACGCCGCACATCTTCAAGGCCCCGGAATTGACACGGGATACCCCCCCGATTACCATGGCGCGCGCACTTCAGGGGGGAGCGGCGAGCTGGCGTAACGACTGCGAGCCAACGGTCAGAAAGCTGTATCCCGAGGTCGCACGTGCGCTCGACTGGCTGGGCGAACGGGCTCCGTCGATGCTGACGGGCACGGGAGCCTGCGTTTTTGCCCGGCTGGAACGGGAAGAAGATGCCACGGCACTGCTGACCGAGATACCGGAGCATTGGCAAGCCTTCAAGGCACCCGGCCGGAATCGCTCTCCCCTCCATGATGCCTTGGATCGATGA
- a CDS encoding carboxy terminal-processing peptidase produces the protein MSLFATLGRAAALALLLVAGPALADIAPSDAQRHTAQEVADSLIHGHYSEVKLDDDWSQQAFKHYLDVLDGQRAYLLRSDIDEFNDLRTRLDEAVLDGELAPAYALYERYQQRVEARLEWLLARLDKGLDFTFDDDQRMILDRSEMPWPADEAELDAYWTKRLKNSALELSISREDAAKDAAAAKDDAASNEEAPSSDADVVEEKEKTIEETLRQRYEGQLNRLRQTNAEDVFDLFMTAVTDTIDPHTDYFSPRESEDFDIQMKLSLEGIGALLQADGEYVKVSSLVAGGPAEKAGALKPADRIIGVGQEGEEIVNVVGMRLDEVVDMIRGPKGSVVRLEIVPGQAMDMTRSKVIEITRDTVKLEDQAAQSEVVEIQRDDGTHRVGVIKVPAFYVDFDAWQAGEEDYRSTTRDVAKEIEKLRDKNVEGIVLDLRNNGGGALQEANSMLGLFIDRGPTVQVRDARGRINLYGDTDSGTLYDGPLVVLVNRLSASASEIFAGAIQDYGRGLVVGSNTFGKGTVQTLNELDLGQIKLTRAKFYRISGDSTQNRGVAPDIEFPSLVDPETIGESSLDNALGWDSVRKVQYRQYGDPRRYLETLRERHRQRADDHPNFHYLERHAALAKRLREQHTSVSLNREQRRRETQAREDEQLALENERRDALGLEPLENWIDSRSQDEEDEPQPLERAPLSEAAEILLDFSRLESGIQFAEHAK, from the coding sequence ATGAGCCTGTTTGCTACCCTGGGGCGCGCGGCGGCCCTGGCCCTGCTGCTGGTTGCCGGCCCGGCACTGGCCGATATCGCCCCCAGTGACGCCCAGCGTCATACGGCCCAGGAAGTTGCCGACTCCCTGATCCATGGTCACTACTCGGAGGTCAAGCTCGACGACGACTGGTCGCAGCAGGCCTTCAAGCATTATCTGGATGTACTCGATGGCCAGCGCGCCTACCTGCTGCGTAGCGACATCGATGAGTTCAACGACCTGCGCACCCGGCTCGACGAAGCCGTTCTCGACGGCGAACTGGCTCCGGCCTACGCCCTGTACGAACGTTACCAGCAGCGCGTCGAGGCGCGTCTCGAGTGGCTGCTGGCGCGTCTCGACAAAGGCCTCGATTTCACCTTCGACGACGATCAGCGCATGATTCTCGATCGTTCCGAGATGCCCTGGCCCGCCGACGAAGCCGAACTCGACGCCTACTGGACCAAGCGCCTCAAGAACTCGGCTCTCGAGCTGTCGATCAGCCGCGAGGACGCCGCAAAGGATGCCGCTGCCGCGAAGGACGACGCCGCATCCAACGAAGAGGCCCCCTCCTCGGATGCCGATGTGGTCGAGGAGAAGGAAAAGACGATCGAGGAAACCCTGCGCCAACGCTACGAAGGGCAACTCAATCGGCTGCGCCAGACCAATGCCGAGGATGTTTTCGACCTCTTCATGACGGCGGTGACCGATACCATCGATCCACATACCGATTACTTCTCACCCCGTGAGAGCGAGGATTTCGATATCCAGATGAAGCTCTCCCTGGAAGGCATCGGGGCCCTGCTCCAGGCGGATGGCGAATACGTCAAGGTATCCAGCCTGGTCGCCGGCGGCCCCGCCGAGAAGGCCGGTGCTCTCAAGCCCGCCGATCGCATCATCGGCGTCGGCCAGGAAGGCGAAGAGATCGTCAATGTGGTCGGCATGCGCCTCGACGAGGTGGTCGACATGATTCGCGGCCCCAAGGGCTCGGTGGTACGCCTCGAGATCGTGCCGGGCCAGGCCATGGACATGACCCGTTCCAAGGTCATCGAGATCACGCGCGACACCGTCAAGCTGGAAGATCAAGCCGCCCAGAGCGAGGTGGTCGAGATCCAGCGCGATGATGGCACGCATCGCGTCGGCGTGATCAAGGTGCCCGCCTTCTATGTCGACTTCGATGCCTGGCAGGCCGGCGAGGAAGACTACCGCAGCACCACCCGCGACGTCGCCAAGGAAATCGAGAAACTGCGCGACAAGAACGTCGAAGGCATCGTGCTCGACCTGCGTAACAATGGGGGCGGCGCCCTGCAGGAAGCCAATTCGATGCTTGGCCTGTTCATCGACCGCGGCCCCACCGTTCAGGTCCGCGACGCCCGCGGTCGCATCAACCTCTACGGCGACACCGACAGCGGCACCCTCTATGACGGCCCCCTGGTGGTGCTGGTCAACCGCCTCTCGGCCTCGGCCTCGGAAATCTTCGCCGGCGCCATCCAGGATTACGGTCGTGGCCTGGTGGTGGGCAGCAACACCTTCGGCAAGGGTACCGTCCAGACACTCAATGAGCTGGATCTCGGCCAGATCAAGCTGACCCGGGCCAAGTTCTACCGTATTTCGGGCGACAGCACCCAGAACCGCGGCGTCGCACCGGATATTGAGTTCCCCAGCCTGGTGGATCCGGAAACCATCGGTGAGAGCAGCCTCGACAATGCCCTTGGCTGGGACAGTGTGCGCAAGGTTCAGTACCGCCAGTACGGCGATCCGCGCCGCTACCTGGAAACCCTGCGTGAACGCCATCGCCAGCGCGCTGACGACCATCCCAACTTCCATTACCTGGAACGCCACGCGGCGCTCGCCAAGCGCCTGCGCGAGCAGCACACCAGCGTCAGCCTCAACCGCGAGCAGCGCCGTCGCGAGACCCAAGCTCGTGAGGACGAGCAACTGGCCCTGGAGAACGAGCGTCGCGACGCCCTGGGCCTGGAGCCTCTCGAGAACTGGATAGACAGTCGCAGCCAGGACGAGGAAGACGAGCCGCAGCCCCTGGAGCGAGCCCCGCTCTCGGAGGCGGCGGAAATCCTGCTCGACTTCTCCCGGCTCGAGAGTGGCATCCAGTTCGCCGAGCATGCCAAGTAA
- a CDS encoding 50S ribosomal protein L25/general stress protein Ctc has translation MSDYILTASVRNDLGKGASRRLRRANEQVPAIIYGGDKAPEAIAVDKTHFYKSIEEEAFFSSVITIEVEGKPQQVVVRDLQRHPYKPLVTHADFMRIDATHEITMRVPLHVVNEESCKGIKDEGGELHVLSNEVEVSCLPKDLPDYLEIDIAEVTLGTTLHLSDLKLPAGVTLVALTHGEDHDNAVLSVTQPKTRGDDSEAEEGDADEGEEGEGSAE, from the coding sequence ATGTCCGATTACATCCTCACCGCCAGCGTTCGCAACGACCTGGGGAAAGGTGCGAGCCGCCGCCTGCGTCGTGCGAACGAACAAGTGCCGGCCATCATCTATGGTGGCGACAAGGCACCCGAAGCAATCGCCGTCGACAAGACCCACTTCTACAAGTCGATCGAGGAAGAGGCCTTCTTCTCCTCAGTGATCACCATCGAAGTGGAAGGCAAGCCCCAGCAGGTCGTCGTGCGTGACCTCCAGCGCCATCCCTACAAGCCGCTGGTGACCCACGCCGACTTCATGCGCATCGATGCCACTCACGAAATCACCATGCGCGTACCGCTGCACGTGGTGAACGAGGAAAGCTGCAAGGGCATCAAGGACGAAGGTGGCGAGCTCCACGTCCTTTCCAACGAAGTCGAGGTCAGCTGCCTGCCGAAGGACCTGCCCGACTACCTGGAAATCGACATTGCCGAAGTTACCCTGGGCACCACGCTGCACCTGTCCGACCTGAAGCTGCCGGCCGGCGTGACCCTGGTCGCGCTGACCCACGGCGAGGATCATGACAATGCCGTGCTGAGCGTCACCCAGCCCAAGACTCGCGGCGACGACAGCGAAGCCGAAGAAGGCGACGCGGACGAGGGCGAAGAAGGCGAAGGCAGCGCCGAGTAA
- the ychF gene encoding redox-regulated ATPase YchF, translated as MGFNCGIVGLPNVGKSTLFNALTKSGIDAENFPFCTIEPNVGIVPMPDPRLDKLAEIVKPQKVIPTTMEFVDIAGLVAGASKGEGLGNQFLANIRETQAIAHVVRCFDNDNVIHVSNQVDPRADIETINLELALADLDTVERAIQRLARVVKGGDKEAIATKAILDRIQPHLAEGQPLRSFGLDDDEKHQLKSFGLLTLKPTMYIANVNEDGFENNPYLDTVNEIAAEEGAVVVPVCNQIEAEIAELDDEERAMFLDEMGMEEPGLDRVIRAGYALLGLQTYFTAGVKEVRAWTVKIGATAPEGAGVIHTDFQKGFIRAEVVAYDDFVALGGEQGAKDAGKWRLEGKDYVLKDGDVVHFRFNV; from the coding sequence ATGGGTTTCAACTGCGGTATCGTCGGCCTGCCCAACGTCGGCAAGTCGACCCTCTTCAATGCCCTGACCAAGTCGGGTATCGACGCCGAGAATTTCCCCTTCTGCACCATCGAGCCCAATGTCGGCATCGTGCCGATGCCGGACCCACGGCTCGACAAGCTGGCGGAGATCGTGAAGCCCCAGAAGGTGATCCCCACCACCATGGAATTCGTCGACATCGCCGGTCTGGTGGCGGGTGCCTCCAAGGGTGAAGGGCTCGGCAACCAGTTCTTGGCCAACATTCGCGAGACCCAGGCCATCGCCCATGTCGTGCGCTGCTTCGACAACGACAACGTCATTCACGTGTCCAACCAGGTCGACCCGCGGGCCGATATCGAGACCATCAACCTCGAACTGGCCCTGGCCGACCTGGACACCGTCGAGCGCGCCATCCAGCGCCTGGCCCGAGTGGTCAAGGGCGGCGACAAGGAGGCCATCGCCACCAAGGCCATCCTCGATCGCATCCAGCCCCACCTCGCCGAAGGCCAGCCACTGCGCAGCTTCGGCCTGGATGACGACGAAAAGCATCAGCTCAAGAGCTTCGGACTGCTGACGCTCAAGCCGACCATGTATATCGCCAACGTCAACGAGGATGGCTTCGAGAACAATCCCTATCTCGATACCGTCAACGAGATCGCCGCCGAGGAAGGCGCCGTGGTGGTACCGGTGTGCAACCAGATCGAGGCCGAGATCGCCGAGCTCGACGATGAGGAGCGTGCCATGTTCCTCGACGAGATGGGCATGGAGGAACCCGGTCTGGACCGCGTGATCCGCGCCGGCTATGCATTGCTCGGCCTGCAGACCTACTTCACCGCTGGGGTGAAGGAAGTTCGCGCCTGGACCGTCAAGATCGGCGCCACCGCCCCGGAGGGCGCCGGCGTGATCCATACCGACTTCCAGAAGGGCTTCATCCGCGCCGAAGTCGTCGCCTATGACGATTTCGTGGCCCTGGGCGGCGAACAGGGTGCCAAGGATGCCGGAAAATGGCGCCTGGAAGGCAAGGACTATGTACTCAAGGACGGCGACGTGGTGCACTTCCGCTTCAACGTCTGA